GTCACCGTGGTGCCCGACAGAAGCAGAATGATGGTGTTGTAGAGCGGCAGATGGAAGGGATCGAGGACTTCGAGACCCTTCGGCGGCCAGACGCCACCAGTGAAAGCGGTGCGGGCGTAATTCTGCACTTCGCTCGGAAACAGGCTGGCATCGAAATAGGCCCAGAACCAGGCAACGAAGAACATCACTTCCGAAGCGATGAACATGATCATGCCGTAGCGCAGATGCAGCGACACGACGCGCGTGTGGTGGCCCTCATGCGCTTCCTTGATGGTGTCCGACCACCAGGCAAACATCGTGTAGAGGACGATGACGAGGCCGATGAAGAACAGCCATGGATTGGCGATGTTGTGGCCGAAAATCGGGAAATCGCCGTTCTTGAGATACTGCATCAGGGCGACGCCGCCGACTGCAGTCACCAGTGCGCCTATCGACCCCAGGAAGGGCCACGGGCTCGGGTTGACGAGATGGTAGTCGTGTTGTGGTTTTGCGTGCGCGTCTGCCATATCAACCCCCGAGATTTGCTTCGGTATCTGAAACTTTGCTGCTGCTGTCCGGCGTCGATGACGCCACCGGCTTGTTCTTTTGGACCGGGAACATCGTGTAGGACAGGGTGATGGTCTTCAAGTCCTTCAGTTCCGGCACGTTGACGATATCGGGATCCACATAGAACACGACCGGCATGTCCAGCGTCTCGCCGGGCTTCAGC
This region of Mesorhizobium sp. C432A genomic DNA includes:
- a CDS encoding cytochrome c oxidase subunit 3 — its product is MADAHAKPQHDYHLVNPSPWPFLGSIGALVTAVGGVALMQYLKNGDFPIFGHNIANPWLFFIGLVIVLYTMFAWWSDTIKEAHEGHHTRVVSLHLRYGMIMFIASEVMFFVAWFWAYFDASLFPSEVQNYARTAFTGGVWPPKGLEVLDPFHLPLYNTIILLLSGTTVTWAHHSLIHGDRKGLINGLVLTVGLGMLFTMVQAYEYMHAPFGFKDSIYGATFFMATGFHGFHVIIGTIFLLVCLIRAWKGDFTPKQHFGFEAAAWYWHFVDVVWLFLFASIYVWGSVGAVIEGH